GGGAGCAGGATTCCACCACCAAGCAGAAGACTCACACTGCAATTAGCAGCTGCCAACACAGACAAAGCCTTAGTGTCATCAGGAGTAACTCCTCAGTGGATGCTAAGACCACCCAGGCTCTGTCGAGGAACACACTGCTTGGCAGATGCTGCACCACAATTACCGAGTCTACATCTTGGAACTTAGCAAAGCAGACAAGACAGGAGACTGGCAAAGGCGAGAGGCGCAGCTTGATGATCTTGCCCAAGGAGACCAAGAGAGTCTGCATCTGCTGAGAGCAGGTGCTTGGGGACATGTACATCGCCTGGCTCACCACAGAGCAGGTGTAGGTGCTGCCTCCACCACTGAGGCCTGCGCCTATAGCATATGGATTACAGCAGTACTGCCCATGGTACCATCACAGCCTTACTTCTGCTTGTAGTTGCTCAGACAAAGCATctagccaaaagcagctgatagcagggaggtttttgtttttgttttgtttttttgccttaCAGTTTTGTGGGGAAACAGTAGCAAGAgggttggtggttaaggtgcttgcctgcaaggtctaaggaccaaggttaggtggcacatgcacgtggagttctttgtaatggctggaggccctggcatactcattctctccctcctctctctctctctctctctttccctgccactctctctcataaagcaTTTAAAGAAAATAGTAGGAAGAGAGTGAGCTGCTTaacatacaattttaaaagaacagtATGTCAGAAGCAGAGAGTTAAAGTATTGTAAAATAGTTAAGCATTCACTTGTaatacaaaactaaaacaaaaccccaattatttaattcacaaatatttaaattataccaTTAAATATATGAAACCTTTTGTTAGATACATTTATATAACCAAAATGGATTACAATTAACAAACAGCAGTCCATATTATATGGTAATATATATCCTACAATATGTAATTTCACAGTATCCTGAACTAATCTTCATCAGTGTGATATTTCTAGCAGGAGTGATGGTTTCCTCTATAGAACACAGTATATCAGTTCAAATTGAAAGGACTGTACCTTAACACCTTATCACATATGAATATGTTGGCATTGTTATTGATTAAGAATATTGCCATCTCCTCCTGTTTTTGTTGAAGAGCCAGTAAAAGTGGTGGCAGTTGCCTCTGTTAAACAAGAAATcagagatgagctgaaaacctaacACCACCCTTGTACATGAACATCTAGCACAGAAATTCAGCAGCGCTTTCTTCCTCTCAACCCACTGCACACTGACACGTGCGCCCCTGTTTTTTAAGTGCTCCACCCTGTCTAGGGTTGCAACATGAACTCAGACTCCCACAGAGTTCACGTTAAATGATTACCTTCCTGAGAAATACTACATATGTACAAACTGATGAGTATTTTTGAGTCGGGCAATGGTTCCATCTAAGCCCAGAGCTCCCTGAGGGCAGGAGCTCCATCTTCATCTCAACAACTCCAAAGCAGGGGagtaatattttcattgtatcatGTGAAAGGTGAGCTGATTATAAAGGTATTAGGATTCCTGCTATAACCATAAGCAAAATACGTTTTTCAAATACCCCCAATCTGGgagagaaatttaaaatagaTGTCCAGTATTGAAGATCTCTTTAATTTTGCTTAGTTACTAATTTATATGCTACTATTATATAGCCTGGGTTAGCCTCCTGGCTCAGAAACTTCCTACTTAAGTTCTCCCCattgtgctgggattccaggcctgtgccattacttttattaattaattaattaattagttaattaatttatttatttaggtctcactctagcccaggctgacatggaattccctaagtagtctcagtgtggcctcgaacctatggagatcctcctacctctgcctcctgaatgctgggattaaaggtgtacgcctcCAATCctggtcttttaatttttttttgtgtgtgtggcttcatAAATTACCCCTTCTTTAGTTTATTTtacactaaataaaaataatgagacaaTGACATAACATGGCCACCTTTCATATTGTGTATTATTTTTACCAGAACCAAAGTCACCAATTCATGAGTCTTGTTAAGAGACAATTCTGAGGACAATGATATAATTTTGTTTGCAATAATGCACAACTTGGCTGGACTGTTAAAAGTGACTTACCTGTTAAAACTTAGAGGTTTATTTGTTCAAATGAGCATATGTTTAAAGTATGggcaaaggaaaatatttttatataaaatgttcagtggttaaagacactttcaaAGACTGAAAgcttgtgtttgattccccagtaatcacataaaccagatgcacaaagtgtaacATGCATcttgactttgtttgcagtagcaagaaaccccagcgcacccattctctccctctctgtgtctctctttctctctctttttcactccttgcaaataaatcaatatttttaatattttattttaattatttatttatgagagaggaagagaaagagccaggagagagagagagagagagagggagagagggagtgtgtgtgtgtgtgtgtgtgtgtgtgtgtgccagggcctctagccaccacaaatgccagacacatgttccaccttatgcatctggcttatgtgggtactggggaatcaaacccagactgtcaggctttgaaagtaagtgtctttaaccactgagaaatattagattccttaactgctaagccatccctctagtccaaataaataatttttaaaaactctaatTGCTAAAGTTAATCCCATTGCTAGAAAAGTAGTACATAATATATAACCTATTCTTAAACATTTCAGTGTTTTGTAAACAATAAAATCtgtaataaaattcaaattaaacatCAACTGTGGACTCAACTATATGTAAAGGCAAAGTCGATGACAAGAGGAAACACCAAATTGGATCCCATGCTAACTGATCACACATAGGTCCTGGACAACAGGTACATACAGGCAGCCAATAGTTCTTATTTGATTTACTGAGATAAACTTTGTAGGAAAAGCCTGGCCTTGTACATTCTCAATTCTCTCCTTGTCACAACAGCACACAACGTTAGGTCTGGCTCTTGTCTGGTCAGGCAGACAAGCATCACTTCAGTCTCACCTCCATCCCCAGGGCCAAGTCCTTCATCATTTGAAGATTTTGTTAAaaggataaatgaaataaagacgtGAAATTAGTGAAAATTCCATTCAATTCCTGGCGTTAGGGACAGCAGAAGAAATCGAAACCTCAAAAAGGCAACCCGATTCTTCAAAGATGCAATGTGAAATATCTCCAACTCCCAGGAAAGTATTGCACATCTGAGAACATGGTTTAGGCCCTTTTCTATGTggctgtttcttttatttaatattttatttttatttatttgagagagagagagagagagagagaaataggcaggtagaaagagagaatgggcacaccaggggctccagccactgcaaatgaattccaaatgcatgtgctcccttgtgcatctggcttacatgggtcctggggaatcaaatctaggtcctatggctttgcaggcaagcgccttaaccgctacacaatctctccagctctgtggctGTTTCTTAAACGATAGGGAACTAACTATTCATGTGCCTTATTAGTTCTTCCTTTAAATTGTCCATATAATCACCACCCTGTCACTATCAGTCTGGTCTCTCCACAGTCCTCCTAAAGTCCCTCTGCAGGCATGCTTATGATTCAACACCTTTCTCAAACTAAGAGAGCCATTACCTCCCACTTCCACAGCACAATATTAATACATCTAAAATGAATTGTAAAAACCACTTGatgttttccttcaaatttcttaTTTCAAAGTTGGCCTAAATATTTctgatcaatttctttttctaatatttttttcctcagtcTTACCACTTAGAGGTTAATCACACAATATAACTTTTTTTACAGCAGCATCGAGATATCCACATTTCATCAAGAACTTATGTTTGAGACTAGCCAACTTCTAGGGCAATTTTTAttccctatattttattttaagctaGCTAGGAAAACTTTGATGAAGAGGACACTATAGAATAGAAAAAATCATAGCTTAACAGATCATTGTGTTCATAAATTGTTGTAGAGCAGTTTCCTCAGTATTGAAGCAGTTCCTCTTTGGGAGAAACTGGGAGTCAACAAGATGAAGGAAATTTACAAGACCCCATCCCCTAAGATCatttgaagtgaaaaaaaaaaaaaatgcctgggaAGAGACTGCCAACTGAGCAGTCTGCAAATCCTGTAGTGCGCCTGAGACTCTGCAGCTGGCCAAGCTGCCGCCAGGCTGTGCTATGCACTGCAGAGATGCAGCCTCTGTGAGCCATCGCCTGTGCTGCGGTGAGCTTTCCACAATGTAGCTGCACGTgagtcaccatgctcctgtaagcaacccctcaccctgttcTATACGGAACCCTAATAAACTcgttggttcaccaaaactggttgtGGTGTACTTGTGCTTTGGTCTAACTTTTGAGCCCTTTCAGGGGTGACAGATTTCTGCAACATAAGTACTTAACATGAGTGCATAgaagaaagttgtcctctgttaCATGCCTTTTCAAAGTATCAATATGCAAAGTGACACTTGAAATAGATGAACTATTTCCAAATAGTTTCATTCAAGAGAAATGCTTGAGCTTGGAAACTGACCTTACACGACTGTGAAAACACATGCATTTCAACTACCTTGGTATTAAATTTGTATGAATTATACCTCGTTCTCCAAGTTAATATCTGCACGGTGTTTCAGCAGCATTGAAGCAAGGCTTATGTCCCCATTGTAGACTGCATAGTGCAGAGCCGTGCTGCCTGTGTTGTCCGCTATGTTCGTCAGAGCACCATGTCGGAGAAGGTATTTTGCACATTCCTCATTTCGGCACTGAACAGCCTGTGAGTAGTGGATCAATAAGCAGATTGTCAACTCAAGGAACTCAAGATACACATTCAACAGAATTCACCACTTAGTTGTTTAAATGAGATAAACTCACTTTTATAATAAGCATTGAAATCAAATCTATATTATCTGAAAATAATGGTGTCGTTATACCTTCATGAGAGGTGAGACAAGGCGCAAATCCACTGCATTAACACTGCATTTCCGCTTAATCAAGAGCTTCACAACGTCCAGATGGCCATATACACAAGCATAGTGAAGGGGAGTCCTGTGGAAATGGAGTGAACTTTACAAAATTATAGAGCGCTACCTCAAAACCTATAGTCActcttataaaaattatatagcaTGTAACACCTATACTCATTAATTTTCATCTGATGGATCCTTTACTTTCcataagttcgagaccaccctgagagtacatagtgagttctaggtcatcctgggctagaggtaaGATCTTACcttacaaaaacaacaacaaccaaaaaaaaaaaaaaaaaaaaaaaaagcacagagccATCTTCTGCCTTCAAAGTTTCATTGTAAATTCTCTTTATAATGCATATTTGTATGAGTGTCCACCATAGAAATTGGACATTGAATTTTATTCAAAGAATTTTGGGGTATGTAGCTAGACAGTTTCTCTCACTAGGCACTTGTCTACAGTGTCAtgacatgggtttttttttttattatttgttcattAAATGGTGTATTCCTTAGTTTTGTTCCCTCTTAAATCAAGAAGAAAGTGCTCCACAAGGGGGTGTGTAAGGGGACCCAAAGTTTGTTAGTTTTGCTGCACATGAAGGTGGTCTGGATGCTAGGCCCCTTGCAGGGGTGCAGGGGTGCAGGCCACaggtgtgaggaggaaggggtgGAAATAAAGCGAGAGACCAGCCAACACTCCAGGGCCTACTCTCAGCAGAGCCAGGGAAGGCATGGCCTTTTCTACAGGGCAACTAGCCCCATTCACCCCAGGTTAGCTGACCACAGGCGTGAGGAGCCTGTagtagggagagagtgagagccaGGCCAGCCCGTCCCTAACCGCCTCAGCAAAACCAGGGAAGCATGGCCGTCTCCCTAGGGAGCTGCCTCCTTTTTATCCCAAGGGCACAGGCCACAGGTGTGAGAAGCCTGTGGTGGGAAGAAAGTGACGCAAGGGCCAGAGCGACTGCCCTCAGCACAGCCAGGGGAGACGTGGCCTTCTCCAGGTGACACTTGCCTCCCTCCCTGCAAAATATGCAGGCCACAAAATGTGAGGAGCCTGTGGCTGGCAGAAAGTGAGCACACCGCCAAGCCCTCCCCTGCCCGCCCTCCACACAACCAGGGGAGACGTGGCCTTCTCCCCGGGGCTCCTGCCTCCTCCCTGCCATGTGTGCACAAGGGCCAGCTGTTCCCTCCGCCCTCAGCACAGCCATGCAGGACAGGGCCTTCTCCACGTGGGACCTGCCTCCCTCCAGAGCCCAGTCACCTCTTCTTCACATCTGTTTTGCCCCTGTAAGACTCCTTGCGCTTCAGGTAAAGTTCCAAGAGGCCTGTAAATCCGAAGGCTGCAGCCTCGTGGACCTTATTCTGAGGCTCGTAGTAGGTGTGGTACCTGGGCGGGCCAGGACCCGACACCCTCGGATCTTCAAAAGGTTTTTCCTTAGTGAAGAAGTTAATCAACTTCTTCATGGCTGGTTCTTCCTGGGGTTCACAGCCGCCACTTCTCTTTTCCCCAAccaatgaaaatacttaaaagtaaGAATGTAATACTGATAAATATAAACCACCCAAAGAACTTCAAAGAACTTTGTGGCTGCGGCTCCCAGGCTCCCTGCCGCCCGCCGCCCCACcccgcccacccccacccccttccccGCCCGCTCCCCGCCCCAACCCAATAAAAACCCTTAAAAGTAAGAATAAACCGCTTCTCAATGAAAAGCCCCGAACGAATTCTATAATGCTCCCGCTCCCAGCGCCGAAAATTAAGTCTGCCACAGATCCCCGGCAGGGTTCGCCTTTCAGCAACTGTCCACAGTTCCGCAACTGTCCACCGAACCGCGGGCTGCACGAGCCGTGACTGTCCACTGAACCGCGGGCTGCACGAGCCGTGACTGTCCACGGGAAGCGCGGTCTGCACGAGCCGGGACTGTCCACGGGAACCGCGGGATGCACGGGCGTTACTGTCCACCGAACCGCGGTCTGCACGAGCCGGGACTGTCCACGGGAACCGCGGGATGCACGGGCGTTACTGTCCACCGAACCGCGGTCTGCACGAGCCGTGACTGTCCACGGGAACCGCGGGCTGCACGAGCCGTGACTGTCCACGGGAACCGCGGGATGCACGGGCGTTACTGTCCACGGGAACCGCGGTCTGCACGAACCGGGACTGTCCACGGGAACCACGGGCTGCACGGGCCGTGACTGTCCACGGTAACCACGGGCTGCTCGGGCCGTGACTGTCCACGGGAAGCGCGGAATACACGGGCCGTGACTGTCCACGGGAAGCGCGGAATGCACGGGCCGTGACTGTCCTCCGGAACCGCGGAATACACGGGCCGTGACTGTCCACGGGAAGCGCGGAATACACGGGCCGTGACTGTCCTCCGGAAGCGCGGAGTGCAGGAGCTGTTGGAGCTCCGCAGCTTGAGCAAGTAGGGGAGTCAAGAGTGCTCAGTGCGCATGTCCAGATCTCAGCGGGTCGAACATGCAGAATACAGAGACTTTAGAGTGGTGGCATTCCACATACCCAGGGTGCTCAATGCGCACGTCCGATGCTAAGCAGTCAAATGTGCAGAGGTACGTTAGAGGCGTGGCATACAGGTACCCTAGTGTACTCAATGCGCATGTGAACAGCCAACCATGTCGAATCTCAGCTGCACAAAACCCTGTTCCTCCAAAGATAAATTTCAGTAGAGGGACTAAATAGAAAAAAGGGGTtaagtggagggggaggggcaaggcaggtgatgggaggggattgtgatcaggtACATTGCGTGTATGCATGGGAGTtgtcaaaaagtttttaaaataaaaaataaaaacaggaaacaagattttatgttttcttaattGTAAGGTTCCATACTCAGATGCAGAATTCTGAAAattcataaaatacaaaaagacgCACATCGAAATACTATGAGTTTCATTCCTGCTAGCCTTTCcctacacacacattttttttctatttgctgaATGAGAATTTGATGTTCCTTATTTGCAAAGGACAAAGTCACCGGTGGGCAAACAGGCCTTGGTATGTGAGCCGGTGGAAAGTAGAGTTGTACCCGAGGCTGTCCATCACGTCTCTAAACGCGTCAGAATCCCTCTAGTCCTCGCTTAGCCCTGACCAGAAGGGCATCCATGCGAATTCCGCTGCCAGAAGGGCAGGCTGTGTCCTGACTTCAAAGACGCTGGCATTGTGTATTCGATGAAAACATGCGGAGAAAGCCTTGCCCTTCTCAAGCAGAGATGAGAATGCTTTTACGAATGTCCTTCCTACCTACCAACCGCTTGGCACAGCTGCCCACAACTCCTCACTTCTCTATTTCCTATTTTCAATTTGTAATGAGAGCACTGCTTAGTTTtgacatcttttttgttttgttttgttgttgttgttgttagaggtagggtctcactctagatcaggctgacctgaaattcactatgtagtctcagggtggctttgaacgcacagagatcctcctacctctgcctcccgagtgctgggattaaaggcttgtgccaccatgcccggttttgttttgttttttccttgaccattcatttttttttttcttcaacaattCACCTTTTCTCATTAGGTTAAAGTGGCTCTCTGCCTTCCACCATCCAACTCTTCTGTTAGCTCCTCCTCCCACTTGTCAACAGCATCTCCTCATCTTCACTCCCTTCACCTCCAGTGGCATTTGTGACCCCCTAGGAGGCCCCCCACCCAAATCCTCCACACTCCCAAATGTTGAACTCACTTCTGGATGCACATCCTCTCGGCGTCatctccaccttccttccttccgttggACCATCCTCCCACTCCACGTCTCCATCGCAGCCACACATTGTGTCAGTTCCCTACGTGGCTGTCCCTCCCGAAACCCTGCCTGACCCAACCAGAGCCGG
Above is a window of Jaculus jaculus isolate mJacJac1 chromosome 8, mJacJac1.mat.Y.cur, whole genome shotgun sequence DNA encoding:
- the LOC123462894 gene encoding putative ankyrin repeat domain-containing protein 19, whose protein sequence is MKKLINFFTKEKPFEDPRVSGPGPPRYHTYYEPQNKVHEAAAFGFTGLLELYLKRKESYRGKTDVKKRTPLHYACVYGHLDVVKLLIKRKCSVNAVDLRLVSPLMKAVQCRNEECAKYLLRHGALTNIADNTGSTALHYAVYNGDISLASMLLKHRADINLENERQLPPLLLALQQKQEEMAIFLINNNANIFICDKVLRTSLIYAVRYELAKAAEVLLERGVSVKARDGYNLTAIEYAVENKSKILPLLLAYAKKRRTTSDDSDTSSTTDKEEIAEDKKTSHGGSENNQTLRKSTKQEIETEESKKIQAAATDERKKAEDKKTSHDGRENNQKLQRKSTKQEIETKESKKSQAVPDIKQISINNKTVQENEN